A single window of Maylandia zebra isolate NMK-2024a linkage group LG2, Mzebra_GT3a, whole genome shotgun sequence DNA harbors:
- the fbxo38 gene encoding F-box only protein 38 isoform X2 encodes MGPRKKSNKFHALVGSSGEDLVQRLSEPKDYINELSHEVLCHIFRYLPMKDIMCMECLSRKLREAVTLYLRVVKVVDLCAGHWWEYMPSGFTDSSFLLLLKKMPDLEQLYGLHPRYLERRRIRGFEAFSIPGVLEALQACPNLLGVETSHLELVEAIWNYMPQVHILGKFRNRNGAFPIPAENKLTVPINAKIQTLHLVGVNVPEIPCVSMLRHLYLKWVRLTKPQPFKDFLCVSLRTFVMRNCAGPTNSLKYVPLITGLASARNLEQLELVRVPFLGGLIQHVVEDSWRSGGFRNLHTIAFGACKNALEVDLGYLIITAARRLHELRIQPSLTKDGVFSALKMAELEFPQFETLHLGYVDEFLLQCKMSHSELVKYGLADVIENPGIITDIGIKVVNEVFTNIKYLLIYNCPHLHNPHHWITDQSRWSRLVDLTLVRCHAIKLESFSQFVELLPSLEFICLDQMFREPPKGCARVGLSAGTGIGVSSALVSNQNSNNDNEDHHHHNEPNMPPPPINNINNQRRRQQQQHDAPAEVNGVEEEDEEDEDENMDVEPQIELKEAEAEEGDMAPGPSHQAPASQPPDEEQAGPSGLVQQCRSACANVPKPSQVISDSDSEEEEGLVSRLMPPSCLEQPASCTKGKGKTPLRRGNSVAISMAVADQPKTHAAENSCEKSCQVTSEQIKADMKAATESSRRSSGKGTTTEAVEAAARPGASGTSEDTPASRTGVRTMTGSLVRVGPAGATSGHAGGCRSVVMDATHGTAPDRAASGREGVERPSVPLSSGPASVDRVEPRGGAVKNDPRRPGPQTAQGKRQPSSAASSGSQQENFVPRRPLTRSCTRTSSVPLVSETDLSRARPRMAVRRKRMADKSTSTSDPVTEDDHVQILSLKSKNLVGITLTNCGITDLVLKDCPKMMFIHATRCRVLKHLRVESAPIVNRFDYAQCKKLDMEQVLDQILRMPPERNRIIYMRPMHQIDSVALERQLFQGPYPYHIAIVHEFSNPPNIRNKVRIRSWMDTIANISQELIKYEFFPEATRTEEDVKKFPRYPWGRDIYTLEGLVDGAPYSMITDFPWLRTLRAADPNGYSRYDFEDDESTTIYAPRRKGQLSADICMETIGEEISERRQSKRGVFQRVVVLFLHHCDTPGEPVDDDYI; translated from the exons ATGGGTCCAAGGAAGAAGTCTAATAAATTCCACGCTTTGGTGGGCAGCAGTGGGGAAGATCTTGTGCAAAGACTCAGTGAGCCCAAAGACTACATCAATGAGCTGTCCCATGAAGTCCTCTGTCATATATTCAG GTACCTGCCCATGAAGGATATCATGTGTATGGAATGTTTATCTAGAAAGCTTCGAGAAGCAGTAACTCTGTACCTGCGAGTGGTCAAGGTGGTGGACCTGTGTGCTGGTCACTGGTGGGAGTATATGCCTTCAG GCTTTACAGATAGCAGCTTTTTGCTCCTATTGAAGAAGATGCCAGATCTGGAGCAGCTGTATGGTCTCCACCCACGATACCTGGAAAGGAGACGAATCCGTGGTTTTGAGGCGTTCAGTATTCCAGGAGTCCTGGAGGCTCTGCAAGCCTGCCCAAATCTGCTG GGTGTTGAGACTTCCCACCTGGAGCTGGTGGAAGCCATTTGGAACTACATGCCCCAGGTTCACATTCTCGGAAAGTTCCGCAACCGTAACGGAGCGTTTCCCATTCCCGCTGAGAACAAACTCACCGTCCCCATAAATGCCAAGATCCAGACCCTCCATCTGGTGG GTGTGAATGTTCCCGAGATCCCCTGCGTGTCCATGCTACGGCACCTTTACCTGAAGTGGGTCCGCCTTACCAAACCACAGCCGTTTAAGGACTTTCTGTGTGTGAGCCTAAGGACCTTTGTTATGCGCAACTGTGCAGGGCCGACCAACTCTCTCAAATACGTTCCCCTGATTACCGGCTTGGCTTCAGCCCGGAACCTCGAGCAGCTGGAGCTGGTACGAGTTCCCTTCTTGGGAGGGCTGATTCAGCACGTGGTGGAGGACAGCTGGAGATCAG GAGGATTTCGGAACCTCCACACCATTGCGTTTGGAGCCTGTAAGAATGCCCTGGAGGTGGACTTGGGCTACCTCATCATAACTGCTGCTCGCAG GCTTCACGAGCTGCGTATCCAGCCTTCACTGACGAAAGATGGAGTCTTCTCAGCTCTCAAGATGGCTGAGCTGGAGTTTCCCCAGTTTGAGACTCTTCATCTGGGTTATGTGGATGAGTTTCTGCTGCAGT GTAAAATGAGCCATTCGGAGCTGGTGAAATATGGGCTGGCGGATGTTATCGAGAACCCAGGAATCATCACTGATATTGGGATCAAGGTGGTGAATGAGGTGTTCACCAATATTAAATACCTGCTAATCTACAACTGTCCTCACCTCCACAACCCTCACCACTGGATTACTG ATCAGTCCAGATGGAGCCGTCTGGTTGATCTCACTCTGGTTCGCTGTCACGCCATCAAGCTGGAGTCTTTTTCCCAGTTTGTAGAGTTGCTGCCCAGTCTGGAGTTCATCTGTCTGGACCAAATGTTTCGAGAACCACCCAAG GGCTGTGCCAGGGTGGGTCTGAGTGCAGGAACTGGGATCGGTGTGTCCTCAGCACTCGTCAGCAACCAGAACTCAAACAATGACAATGAAGACCACCATCACCACAATGAGCCAAACAtgcctcccccacccatcaacaacataaacaaccaacggcggcggcagcagcagcaacacgaTG caccaGCAGAAGTAAATGGAGTggaggaagaagatgaagaggatgaagacgAG AACATGGACGTTGAGCCTCAGATCGAGCTGAAGGAAGCAGAGGCTGAAGAAGGCGACATGGCTCCGGGGCCCAGTCACCAGGCTCCAGCATCACAGCCACCTGATGAGGAACAAGCAG GTCCCAGTGGTTTAGTCCAGCAGTGCAGATCAGCTTGTGCCAACGTGCCCAAACCTTCACAGGTCATCTCGGACTCGGACAGCGAGGAAGAGGAAGGCCTTGTTTCCAGGTTAATGCCACCTTCATGTTTGGAGCAGCCGGCCTCATGTACAAAAG GTAAAGGAAAGACTCCGCTGAGGAGGGGCAACAGTGTGGCTATATCCATGGCAGTCGCTGATCAGCCAAAGACTCACGCTGCAGAGAACAGCTGTGAGAAGAGCTGCCAGGTGACCAGTGAACAGATTAAGGCCGACATGAAGGCTGCTActgagagcagcaggaggagcagcGGTAAAGGAACTACTACTGAGGCTGTGGAGGCCGCGGCAAGACCAGGAGCTAGCGGGACATCAGAGGATACTCCAGCATCAAGGACTGGAGTAAGGACAATGACCGGCTCATTGGTCAGAGTTGGACCTGCAGGAGCCACATCGGGCCATGCGGGTGGATGTAGGAGCGTGGTGATGGATGCCACCCATGGAACAGCCCCTGACAGAGCTGCGAGTGGCAGAGAGGGCGTAGAGCGACCCTCTGTCCCTCTGAGTTCTGGTCCTGCCAGTGTGGACAGAGTGGAGCCCAGAGGTGGTGCTGTAAAAAATGATCCCAGGAGACCAGGACCTCAGACTGCTCAGGGGAAGAGGCAGCCTTCCTCTGCTGCGAGCTCAGGATCACAGCAGGAGAACTTTGTTCCAAGGCGACCTTTAACCCGATCGTGCACCCGCACGTCCTCTGTGCCGTTGGTCTCAGAGACAG ATCTTTCCAGAGCCAGGCCTCGAATGGCAGTGAGGAGGAAACGAATGGCTGACAAATCAACCAGCACTTCGGACCCGGTGACTGAGGACGACCATGTGCAG ATTTTGTCTCTGAAGAGCAAGAACCTGGTGGGAATCACTCTGACCAACTGTGGAATCACTGACCTGGTCCTTAAAGACTGCCCCAAAATGATGTTCATTCACG CTACCAGATGCCGCGTGTTAAAGCACCTGAGAGTAGAAAGTGCCCCCATAGTAAACAGATTTGACTACGCTCAGTGTAAGAAGCTAGACATGGAACAGGTCCTGGATCAGATCCTGAGAATGCCCCCTGAGAGGAATCGCATAATCTACATGCGTCCTATGCATCAG ATTGACTCTGTAGCATTGGAGCGCCAGCTGTTCCAGGGGCCGTATCCTTACCACATCGCTATAGTGCACGAATTCAGCAACCCGCCAAATATACGCAACAAAGTTCGCATTCGCAGTTGGATGGACACCATAGCTAACATCAGCCA AGAGCTAATAAAGTACGAGTTCTTCCCAGAAGCCACCAGGACAGAAGAGGATGTGAAAAAGTTTCCCAGATACCCCTGGGGCCGAGACATCTACACACTGGAGG GATTGGTGGATGGAGCGCCCTACAGCATGATAACAGACTTCCCTTGGCTCAGGACCCTGAGAGCAGCGGATCCTAACGGCTATTCCCGCTACGACTTTGAAGACGATGAAAGCA CCACTATCTACGCCCCACGGCGCAAAGGACAGCTGTCGGCTGACATCTGCATGGAGACCATTGGGGAAGAGATCTCGGAGCGGCGGCAGAGCAAAAGAGGAGTGTTTCAGAGAGTAGTGGTCCTCTTCCTTCATCACTGTGATACTCCAGGCGAACCCGTGGATGACGACTACATCTAG
- the fbxo38 gene encoding F-box only protein 38 isoform X1, translating to MGPRKKSNKFHALVGSSGEDLVQRLSEPKDYINELSHEVLCHIFRYLPMKDIMCMECLSRKLREAVTLYLRVVKVVDLCAGHWWEYMPSGFTDSSFLLLLKKMPDLEQLYGLHPRYLERRRIRGFEAFSIPGVLEALQACPNLLGVETSHLELVEAIWNYMPQVHILGKFRNRNGAFPIPAENKLTVPINAKIQTLHLVGVNVPEIPCVSMLRHLYLKWVRLTKPQPFKDFLCVSLRTFVMRNCAGPTNSLKYVPLITGLASARNLEQLELVRVPFLGGLIQHVVEDSWRSGGFRNLHTIAFGACKNALEVDLGYLIITAARRLHELRIQPSLTKDGVFSALKMAELEFPQFETLHLGYVDEFLLQCKMSHSELVKYGLADVIENPGIITDIGIKVVNEVFTNIKYLLIYNCPHLHNPHHWITDQSRWSRLVDLTLVRCHAIKLESFSQFVELLPSLEFICLDQMFREPPKGCARVGLSAGTGIGVSSALVSNQNSNNDNEDHHHHNEPNMPPPPINNINNQRRRQQQQHDAPAEVNGVEEEDEEDEDEENMDVEPQIELKEAEAEEGDMAPGPSHQAPASQPPDEEQAGPSGLVQQCRSACANVPKPSQVISDSDSEEEEGLVSRLMPPSCLEQPASCTKGKGKTPLRRGNSVAISMAVADQPKTHAAENSCEKSCQVTSEQIKADMKAATESSRRSSGKGTTTEAVEAAARPGASGTSEDTPASRTGVRTMTGSLVRVGPAGATSGHAGGCRSVVMDATHGTAPDRAASGREGVERPSVPLSSGPASVDRVEPRGGAVKNDPRRPGPQTAQGKRQPSSAASSGSQQENFVPRRPLTRSCTRTSSVPLVSETDLSRARPRMAVRRKRMADKSTSTSDPVTEDDHVQILSLKSKNLVGITLTNCGITDLVLKDCPKMMFIHATRCRVLKHLRVESAPIVNRFDYAQCKKLDMEQVLDQILRMPPERNRIIYMRPMHQIDSVALERQLFQGPYPYHIAIVHEFSNPPNIRNKVRIRSWMDTIANISQELIKYEFFPEATRTEEDVKKFPRYPWGRDIYTLEGLVDGAPYSMITDFPWLRTLRAADPNGYSRYDFEDDESTTIYAPRRKGQLSADICMETIGEEISERRQSKRGVFQRVVVLFLHHCDTPGEPVDDDYI from the exons ATGGGTCCAAGGAAGAAGTCTAATAAATTCCACGCTTTGGTGGGCAGCAGTGGGGAAGATCTTGTGCAAAGACTCAGTGAGCCCAAAGACTACATCAATGAGCTGTCCCATGAAGTCCTCTGTCATATATTCAG GTACCTGCCCATGAAGGATATCATGTGTATGGAATGTTTATCTAGAAAGCTTCGAGAAGCAGTAACTCTGTACCTGCGAGTGGTCAAGGTGGTGGACCTGTGTGCTGGTCACTGGTGGGAGTATATGCCTTCAG GCTTTACAGATAGCAGCTTTTTGCTCCTATTGAAGAAGATGCCAGATCTGGAGCAGCTGTATGGTCTCCACCCACGATACCTGGAAAGGAGACGAATCCGTGGTTTTGAGGCGTTCAGTATTCCAGGAGTCCTGGAGGCTCTGCAAGCCTGCCCAAATCTGCTG GGTGTTGAGACTTCCCACCTGGAGCTGGTGGAAGCCATTTGGAACTACATGCCCCAGGTTCACATTCTCGGAAAGTTCCGCAACCGTAACGGAGCGTTTCCCATTCCCGCTGAGAACAAACTCACCGTCCCCATAAATGCCAAGATCCAGACCCTCCATCTGGTGG GTGTGAATGTTCCCGAGATCCCCTGCGTGTCCATGCTACGGCACCTTTACCTGAAGTGGGTCCGCCTTACCAAACCACAGCCGTTTAAGGACTTTCTGTGTGTGAGCCTAAGGACCTTTGTTATGCGCAACTGTGCAGGGCCGACCAACTCTCTCAAATACGTTCCCCTGATTACCGGCTTGGCTTCAGCCCGGAACCTCGAGCAGCTGGAGCTGGTACGAGTTCCCTTCTTGGGAGGGCTGATTCAGCACGTGGTGGAGGACAGCTGGAGATCAG GAGGATTTCGGAACCTCCACACCATTGCGTTTGGAGCCTGTAAGAATGCCCTGGAGGTGGACTTGGGCTACCTCATCATAACTGCTGCTCGCAG GCTTCACGAGCTGCGTATCCAGCCTTCACTGACGAAAGATGGAGTCTTCTCAGCTCTCAAGATGGCTGAGCTGGAGTTTCCCCAGTTTGAGACTCTTCATCTGGGTTATGTGGATGAGTTTCTGCTGCAGT GTAAAATGAGCCATTCGGAGCTGGTGAAATATGGGCTGGCGGATGTTATCGAGAACCCAGGAATCATCACTGATATTGGGATCAAGGTGGTGAATGAGGTGTTCACCAATATTAAATACCTGCTAATCTACAACTGTCCTCACCTCCACAACCCTCACCACTGGATTACTG ATCAGTCCAGATGGAGCCGTCTGGTTGATCTCACTCTGGTTCGCTGTCACGCCATCAAGCTGGAGTCTTTTTCCCAGTTTGTAGAGTTGCTGCCCAGTCTGGAGTTCATCTGTCTGGACCAAATGTTTCGAGAACCACCCAAG GGCTGTGCCAGGGTGGGTCTGAGTGCAGGAACTGGGATCGGTGTGTCCTCAGCACTCGTCAGCAACCAGAACTCAAACAATGACAATGAAGACCACCATCACCACAATGAGCCAAACAtgcctcccccacccatcaacaacataaacaaccaacggcggcggcagcagcagcaacacgaTG caccaGCAGAAGTAAATGGAGTggaggaagaagatgaagaggatgaagacgAG GAGAACATGGACGTTGAGCCTCAGATCGAGCTGAAGGAAGCAGAGGCTGAAGAAGGCGACATGGCTCCGGGGCCCAGTCACCAGGCTCCAGCATCACAGCCACCTGATGAGGAACAAGCAG GTCCCAGTGGTTTAGTCCAGCAGTGCAGATCAGCTTGTGCCAACGTGCCCAAACCTTCACAGGTCATCTCGGACTCGGACAGCGAGGAAGAGGAAGGCCTTGTTTCCAGGTTAATGCCACCTTCATGTTTGGAGCAGCCGGCCTCATGTACAAAAG GTAAAGGAAAGACTCCGCTGAGGAGGGGCAACAGTGTGGCTATATCCATGGCAGTCGCTGATCAGCCAAAGACTCACGCTGCAGAGAACAGCTGTGAGAAGAGCTGCCAGGTGACCAGTGAACAGATTAAGGCCGACATGAAGGCTGCTActgagagcagcaggaggagcagcGGTAAAGGAACTACTACTGAGGCTGTGGAGGCCGCGGCAAGACCAGGAGCTAGCGGGACATCAGAGGATACTCCAGCATCAAGGACTGGAGTAAGGACAATGACCGGCTCATTGGTCAGAGTTGGACCTGCAGGAGCCACATCGGGCCATGCGGGTGGATGTAGGAGCGTGGTGATGGATGCCACCCATGGAACAGCCCCTGACAGAGCTGCGAGTGGCAGAGAGGGCGTAGAGCGACCCTCTGTCCCTCTGAGTTCTGGTCCTGCCAGTGTGGACAGAGTGGAGCCCAGAGGTGGTGCTGTAAAAAATGATCCCAGGAGACCAGGACCTCAGACTGCTCAGGGGAAGAGGCAGCCTTCCTCTGCTGCGAGCTCAGGATCACAGCAGGAGAACTTTGTTCCAAGGCGACCTTTAACCCGATCGTGCACCCGCACGTCCTCTGTGCCGTTGGTCTCAGAGACAG ATCTTTCCAGAGCCAGGCCTCGAATGGCAGTGAGGAGGAAACGAATGGCTGACAAATCAACCAGCACTTCGGACCCGGTGACTGAGGACGACCATGTGCAG ATTTTGTCTCTGAAGAGCAAGAACCTGGTGGGAATCACTCTGACCAACTGTGGAATCACTGACCTGGTCCTTAAAGACTGCCCCAAAATGATGTTCATTCACG CTACCAGATGCCGCGTGTTAAAGCACCTGAGAGTAGAAAGTGCCCCCATAGTAAACAGATTTGACTACGCTCAGTGTAAGAAGCTAGACATGGAACAGGTCCTGGATCAGATCCTGAGAATGCCCCCTGAGAGGAATCGCATAATCTACATGCGTCCTATGCATCAG ATTGACTCTGTAGCATTGGAGCGCCAGCTGTTCCAGGGGCCGTATCCTTACCACATCGCTATAGTGCACGAATTCAGCAACCCGCCAAATATACGCAACAAAGTTCGCATTCGCAGTTGGATGGACACCATAGCTAACATCAGCCA AGAGCTAATAAAGTACGAGTTCTTCCCAGAAGCCACCAGGACAGAAGAGGATGTGAAAAAGTTTCCCAGATACCCCTGGGGCCGAGACATCTACACACTGGAGG GATTGGTGGATGGAGCGCCCTACAGCATGATAACAGACTTCCCTTGGCTCAGGACCCTGAGAGCAGCGGATCCTAACGGCTATTCCCGCTACGACTTTGAAGACGATGAAAGCA CCACTATCTACGCCCCACGGCGCAAAGGACAGCTGTCGGCTGACATCTGCATGGAGACCATTGGGGAAGAGATCTCGGAGCGGCGGCAGAGCAAAAGAGGAGTGTTTCAGAGAGTAGTGGTCCTCTTCCTTCATCACTGTGATACTCCAGGCGAACCCGTGGATGACGACTACATCTAG